Within Natator depressus isolate rNatDep1 chromosome 6, rNatDep2.hap1, whole genome shotgun sequence, the genomic segment gcgaggttaccttaagcttcttaaccctttacaggtgagaggagttttcctctggccaggagggatttaaaaggggtttacccttccctttatatttatgacaccttgaAATCCCAGTAAGGCATAACCAGCCTGGGCCTTGTAGTAATTTCTATACAAAATGGGGTCCCCGTAGTTTTTTATTGTCACCATTCATCAACTTTCCTGGGGCGCAAATGCAGTTTAACATTCACCTTCCCAAAACTAAATGAAACGGGTTtattctgatctgtctttatttcagtaGTAATGGTACCAAATAATGAAATTACAGCAGAGAGCGCTGGGAACGCTCCCACGTCACGCAGGGGAAGAAAGCAAGCATTAATGCCCCAAGCTCTAACCCACTTTCATCCTCACGCACACACATGACGCAGACTGGCCAAGTCTGGGTGTAAcgtcagaagaagaagaagaaaggtggGGGAGGTGGACGGGAGTGCTGTCCTGGGCACAGGCCGTCCAAGGATTTGCTGTGTTCTCCCAATTGCTGCAGCTCTCAAGAGGTTTTAAGTcggggggtgggtgtgggtgttcTGTTCGGGGACCTCTGCTCCTGGTGCCCTCTGTGCCAGTCCAAGCCGGCTGTTCGTGGGCTCTTCAGCTTCCCAAAACACCTTGGCTTCAGGGACGCAAGGCTTGGCTCAGTCTTGCCGGCGTTTTCCATCTCTGCCGTCTTAGACTTTGTTTTCTTCTGTGCTGGCCTTGCTGTCTTGCAGATCTGTGCATTTGGAATCTTCTTTCTCATGGCTGCTCGGGCACCTGCAAGCCCCTGTCTTTCTAGGCCGTCAGCCAAGTCTCGGCTGTGAACAGTGTCCTTGGGCGGGGTCCAGCATCTTTATCTTTGCACTGAGCTAGCGCTCCAGGGTTGAGTTAACtcgttctctgctctctttttcctctcccctcctcggCCTCTCGTGATCTAcaaaggaaacttccactccccactcgcacacctttgaccctccccaaaatgctttgcgatgcttgcaacagcattagcaatatacagcgctgatctgccttcccagggGACTCCCCaagggagggggccattgggttgTGACACTAGCGGCCAGTTGGGGTGGTGGCGGccaggtagggggacctgggccctccctgctccatcgggtcccagccctgagccctgtcagggtatgtctgcacttacTGTGGATCGACGCTGCAGCGATCGAGCcactgggggtcgatttagcaggtctaccCACAAAATCAACTGCAGaccgctctcctgtcaacttcaGTACTCCACCGTAATGTGAAgcgtaaggtaagttgacgggagagtttctcctgttgacccagtgcggtgtagacactgcaataagtcgacctaagctacatcgactccacctacgttattcacgtagctgaagttgcataacttatgTTGACTTAACCCTGTAGTGCAGACCTGCCCTTCGCGTCGAGTGtgtccgccactgggtcagcagggatccgcCAGCAACACGCGGATCATCATCAGGACAATGGCTAGTCCGCcatgccctgggctacttcctactatGTTACTCTTGTGGTGGTGTGAACGTCTTTGGGGTCTCCAGGTTCCTCAGCTTGTGCAACTCCCTGTAGCTCAGACCTCCCTGGGGCATCCACAGGTGGCTGGGCATCTGCTAGGGTCTCAGCGCCTCTGACTTCTGCAGTCCAGGGCTCCCGTGGTTCCTGTGCCGGAGCCGGCAAGGggcatccttcctctctggtggTGAGCTGCGCTTTCTTACACTGGTgctcataggtgccgactctgtgggtgctgcggggctggagcacccatggggaaaaattagtgggtgctctgcacccaccggcagccaagctccctgcgcccccaccccctcctcgcctcctcctcccccgagtgtgccgcgtccccgctcctccccctcccagcgaTTCCCACCCaccgcctaacagctgtttggcggcgcttaggactttctggagGGAGGGTGAAGAGTGGGGACACAGTgcgctccggggaggaggcggtaaagaggcggggcaggggcagggacttgggggaagggggtggaattggggtggggcagggtcagggccgggggggggggtcgagcccctgtggggcagaggggaagttggcgcctatgctggCGCTACACCTGAACCATGCCCAGTAGGAATGTGGGGGCGGGGCTTCCTCTGCCCACATTGAGGAGTTAACCCTTCCCTGTCCAGTGCGGGGTGAGTTCACACCATCACAGGTGACCGTACGTcccgttttggccgggacagtcccttatgtaagccctgtcctggccatccCAACTGTTTTTTGGCCACAGTCGataagttggcaagagcaaatgggacaaatgcccacttttgtcaacaaagtggggtgcagaggcaTGTGGGGGGGAGTGGTGATGCCAGCCCCACGCGGGGGGGTGAGGGTAGCtggacacggggggggggggcaggcagggctcaggcaagcaGCGACGCCAGCCCCATGCAGAGAGTGGGGTGTGCTCGggcaagccggggggggggctggggcgaGCGGCTCAGGCCAGTCAAGTATGGGGGGGGCTCGGCCTAGCCCCACACGGGGTGTCCCATTTCCCCTCGGAGAGCCAGGAGCCCAGTCCGGCCCTGCCCCCGCGGACAGCCCCGCCCCCGGTCCCTGTCTGGGAGTGACGAGCGGGAAATGCCCGCGGGGTGGGGCGAAGGGACCTGGGCCGGGAGGCCGATGTGGAAACCGCTTCCCAGAAGGGCCGGGAGGCGGCGGGCAGGGCCGGCACTGGCACCGGCATGGAGGAGCTGCTGAAGCGGCTGCTGGGGCCCCTGGAGAAGAAGGGCGAGCGGGAGCTGCAGCGCTTCAGCAAGAGGGTGCAGAAGTGcctggtgagggagggggagaagctcaTGGCCGAGAACAAGCCGGAGGGAGGGGCGGAGCCGGCCGCGGAGGTTAACGACCGGAGGGACAGCGCCGAGTACAGCGGGCTGGAGGCGGCCGTGAAGGTGCTGATAGACCCGGACCGCGTCAGAGACCTGGCAGGGGCACTCGGCACAGACGGTACAGAGACATGGGGGAAtccccactgctcctccccaCCCGGCCCCCTTATTTCTGGGCACGACTAAATCCCCCCCTCACGGGGATCTCTGGGAGCGGGAAACAACCCCCAATCTGCCTTTCTTTCCGGTCTTTTCCAGGCTGGGATTCCACCCCCGCTTTCACTTTCATTCTCTTCTCataccagcccccctcccctcctgccctgccgCTCCCCTGCTCCTTTCCAGCCACATCCTGAGCTGGTGGGACCATTTACACCTGGGAAGaatctgctccccacccccacctcatgTGTAAAAAGCAAGAGAGGGTTGTTGATCCATTGGCAAaaacccctgcagccccccctcccccaaaacacacacacaaactgttaTTCCTTTAACATCATTTCACCAAGCAAAACTAACTCAGCCCCTGGGACCTGCagcactcccccgccccccaaaccagCTGAGCGCTCACCAGCTCACACTGATTGTTCACTCCTTGGAGGCAGGGAggctctttttgttctgggttttctACAGTGCCTGGCGCAATGGGGGCTTGGTCCGTGACTGGGCCTCCCCCGTGCAAACATGCCAACAGTCATGAATGTATTGCGAGAGATGTAATTTCTAGGTAAAATTAAGCCTCGCTCATGATCTCGCGGTAGAATTCTGTTTTCAGCCCCAAGTGGCTGGGCTCCCGTTCTCAGCCCCGCAAGGAGGGACTCCTGGAGAGCCTCTCTTCATGGGGCCGAGAGTGCTCTGTGGGGTGTTTTAGGTCAAGTAAGTGAGAGAATCTCTCCACCCAAACTGCAGGTTaacaaagttgtttgtttttagatgggaaatttccttagttttttttattaatcATGAATCATTCCATGTGCTCCATGACAGGTGTCCAACACAGGCCTTGCAGACTGCACCAGAATGAACCCTATTCCTTCCCAGTGGACTCCTTTCCACTGCCATATCTGTCCTCCTTCCATCCCGTTCCCTGGACCAGacaccgccccccccaccccggccccattTGTAGTAGGTCTGGGCAGCGTTCACTTGAAAGAAAATGTGATAGAACAAGGTCAAGGACCAAATCTAACTGAGGGGCAGAAGCATCTGCTTTAGCCCTCTGGACCCCTGTTTCTCTGCCATTATGGATTCTTCTCCCTTTGCCCCTGACTCTCCCCCACGCCGATATCTCACTCACACTCCTGTTCTGGCCTCGAAGAACTACGTTCgtcctctgtgtgtatgtgtggggaggagggagcgtgtggggaggaggtgagccgTGCTGTGAGCTGACCACAGGTCCGAGActgatttccccccttttttctccAGTGCCCCCTGGATCTGCAGCCACTGCTGTGCAGAGCGAGCCCCTTCCTGCTGGTGCCACAGCCGGAGCCGccggtgagtggggtgcagaTCAAGAGGTGCGTGAAAGGCTCTGAAAGGAGGATTccttccccccagcctgggacagaTCATCCCCTTTCCAAATCCCAGGCTTGGAGACATCTGAGGCAGCTTTGGCTCAGggctcttccccagccccctagATTTTTGTGGGGAACTGTCACCCCCATTTCTTCCTGCCATGCACTGGTGGCAAACGGCAGAGTGCCCCCCTCCTCATTTGTGCCCTTCGCTGGCTCCTGTAGAAAGAGGCCaggtgaagattttttttcctatctAGTGAACTGAGATGTAATGTAAGTGCCTTCAGGCAGGGAGCTCTGTCTGGTAGCACCATGGCAAGTGTTGGGGGGGATAAGGCTCCCCATGAGTGGTCTCCGCCCTTTCCAGCTCTGAGCCATGACTCACTCTGTAGCattcatgcttcctctctgtcTCATTTGCTCCAGAGTACCCTCCCACTGTGATTCCTGACTCTGAGCAGCTGGAAATTCTCCCTTTGGACAATGCAGAGGGACACACAGGTCAGTAGCTCCTTTGTTGCAGCACTTACATTCTCCTGGAGTCCTCCAGGCCCATTCCCCCATCCCATTCGGGGTTCAAGGCTTCAGGGTTTGGGGTTTCAGTTCCACAGGAGGTGCCTGGGCTTgtggctctgggcttcagccgcGGGGCCCCATGGACCACCTGAAATCAGCTTGAGGCCCCCCAGAGAGCCGGAATCCCAGATTGAGAGCCAACAGCATCAGGCTGGAGTCAagggaaaatatttactggagctccCCTCTGgacagctgaatttaagccctgccttTGTGGATTCAGCAGGTACTGTGTGGGGCTGAGCAGAGAGGGCTGGGTCCCCTTCTCCACCCAACAGAGATCCGTGTTGGAGTCCAGAGATGCCAAGCCCTCCTGGAATGTAATGATGGCACACAGGAACTGCCCTGatgggcccatctaccctggtatcCTGCCCCCTCCATGCCACTCTGGATCAAATCATTGGGCCAGTCTAAACTGTATCTTGCCCCTTCCCTACAACCCCAAATCAGATCAATGGGCCCAACTCCAATAGTGGCCATTAGCAGACGCTACACATGAAAGCCCCACTCCGGGGCAAgatttctccttccctctctctctatcCATTTGACTTCTCAGTTGTCCTGCGGCGCCCGGAGGTGTCAGAAATATTCCAGTCTCAGCCACTGGTGGAGGGCAGCCACGTGGCCTTCAGCTGCTTCATCGCAGGGTACTTCCCCCAGGAGCTAACTGTGACCTGGCTCAGGAGGGAGAGTGGAGAGAGTGTGGCCACGCCCATCAAGGACTCCGCTGATTATGCCATCATCCCCAAGGAGACCTGTGCCAAAGACAGGGAGACCTACCAGCAGATGGTGACGCTCTCCTTCACCCCATCGGTGCAGAGAGACCAAGGGGCAGAGTTCATCTGCCAGGTGGGACATGTGACCCTGCAGACCCCCATTGAGAGGAGCACTGGGACACTGGAGGTCAAAGGTCAGTCTGAGTTTAAAGGTGGAGAGCGATTGCCCATGGGTTGTTTGGGGCTTCCCTTCTCCTAATGTGTGTATCTGTCTCCAGCCCTAGATCCTAGTACGCTGGTCTGTCT encodes:
- the LOC141989696 gene encoding uncharacterized protein LOC141989696 is translated as MEELLKRLLGPLEKKGERELQRFSKRVQKCLVREGEKLMAENKPEGGAEPAAEVNDRRDSAEYSGLEAAVKVLIDPDRVRDLAGALGTDVPPGSAATAVQSEPLPAGATAGAAEYPPTVIPDSEQLEILPLDNAEGHTVVLRRPEVSEIFQSQPLVEGSHVAFSCFIAGYFPQELTVTWLRRESGESVATPIKDSADYAIIPKETCAKDRETYQQMVTLSFTPSVQRDQGAEFICQVGHVTLQTPIERSTGTLEVKGVATPNAKEVAPDTREVTPVSKEVAPDTRGVTPVSKEVTPVSKEVAPDTRGVTPVSKEVAPDTRGVTPVSKEVAPDSREFKSISREDRENAAGGKETHFVDQHREQLIQRVTLVEGVLDKLLGNVLDSEQYMTITAEKTNTMKMRKLYEFMLSWNRYCKDQLYWALKDKCKFLVADLEGE